The proteins below come from a single Streptomyces sp. M92 genomic window:
- a CDS encoding acyl-CoA dehydrogenase family protein, with the protein MRSLDLARSVCERFHPGLLKELDQIPYTDRERPGSPVIDLFRIHGGVGLLIPEEYGGHGADALDALRVQLALGAVSPSLVAAVSMHHFTAAMLYSLAAKAGRLTDEQTTLLRRIVPDQQVMASGWAEGRTAQNVLKPAVTARPVRDGFLLTGAKRPCSLSRSMSLLTASVAIHSDDGEPELALALVPADAPGLSVHPFWGNDLLAGAESDEVRLEDVFVPAGMVVRAGADDPHRLDDLQSAGFVWFEMLISAGYAGGALALVEQVLKRERGSVAERASLAVDMEAAVALLEGVARATGPEPGDEESVARVLVARYAVQNALPGIASRALELLGGLDFVRGSAPAQAAAALRALAFHPPSRAAAAEPLLRWFGGGELVLA; encoded by the coding sequence TTGCGTTCCCTAGACCTGGCCCGCTCCGTCTGCGAGCGCTTCCACCCCGGTCTGCTCAAGGAGCTGGACCAGATTCCGTACACCGACCGCGAGCGGCCCGGCAGCCCCGTGATCGACCTGTTCCGCATCCACGGCGGGGTCGGTCTGCTGATCCCCGAGGAGTACGGCGGCCACGGCGCCGACGCCCTGGACGCGCTGCGGGTCCAGCTGGCCCTGGGCGCCGTGTCACCGTCGCTGGTGGCGGCCGTGTCGATGCACCACTTCACCGCCGCGATGCTGTATTCGCTCGCCGCCAAGGCGGGCCGGCTGACCGACGAGCAGACGACCCTGCTGCGCCGGATCGTGCCCGACCAGCAGGTGATGGCGTCCGGGTGGGCCGAGGGCCGGACGGCGCAGAACGTCCTCAAGCCGGCCGTGACCGCCCGCCCGGTGCGCGACGGGTTCCTGCTCACCGGCGCGAAGAGGCCGTGCAGCCTGTCCCGTTCGATGAGCCTGCTCACGGCGAGCGTCGCCATCCACAGCGACGACGGCGAGCCGGAGCTGGCGCTCGCCCTGGTGCCGGCCGACGCGCCCGGCCTGTCCGTGCACCCGTTCTGGGGCAACGACCTGCTGGCGGGCGCGGAGAGCGACGAGGTGCGGCTGGAGGACGTGTTCGTGCCGGCCGGCATGGTCGTGCGGGCCGGCGCCGACGACCCGCACCGCCTCGACGACCTCCAGTCGGCCGGGTTCGTCTGGTTCGAGATGCTGATCTCCGCCGGGTACGCGGGCGGTGCGCTGGCGCTGGTGGAGCAGGTACTGAAGCGCGAGCGCGGCAGCGTGGCGGAGCGGGCCTCCCTCGCCGTGGACATGGAGGCAGCGGTCGCGCTGCTGGAGGGCGTCGCGCGGGCGACCGGTCCGGAGCCCGGCGACGAGGAGTCGGTGGCCCGCGTACTGGTGGCCCGGTACGCCGTGCAGAACGCCCTGCCCGGCATCGCCTCCCGCGCCCTGGAGCTGCTGGGCGGTCTGGACTTCGTCCGCGGCTCCGCTCCCGCGCAGGCCGCGGCGGCGCTGCGGGCCCTCGCCTTCCACCCCCCGTCGCGCGCCGCCGCCGCCGAGCCGCTGCTGCGCTGGTTCGGCGGCGGCGAACTCGTCCTCGCCTAG
- a CDS encoding flavin reductase family protein, which yields MSIATATGPRTRRPVRQDPAERRRALYHLASPVSVLTTGPESRMHGTTASTVTLVSREPLLVGVVLRAGSSFARRAAAEGRFAINVLGGDQAEVARRFADSGRPDGSAQFAGLAWTADPYAQAPLIAGALAHYTCRFHSAHAAGDSELLLGRVVRARADEGLPLLSYAGRLHAGTLHLAKEAAAS from the coding sequence ATGAGCATCGCGACCGCGACCGGCCCGCGCACCCGCCGGCCCGTCCGCCAGGACCCCGCGGAACGACGCCGGGCGCTCTACCACCTGGCGTCCCCGGTGTCGGTGCTGACCACCGGCCCGGAGAGCCGGATGCACGGCACCACCGCGAGCACGGTCACCCTGGTCTCGCGCGAGCCGCTGCTCGTCGGCGTCGTGCTGCGGGCCGGCTCGTCCTTCGCGCGGCGGGCCGCCGCCGAGGGCCGGTTCGCGATCAACGTGCTGGGCGGTGACCAGGCGGAGGTGGCCCGCCGGTTCGCCGACAGCGGGCGCCCCGACGGCAGCGCCCAGTTCGCGGGCCTGGCCTGGACGGCGGACCCGTACGCGCAGGCTCCGCTCATCGCGGGCGCGCTCGCCCACTACACCTGCCGCTTCCACTCCGCCCACGCCGCGGGCGACAGCGAGCTGCTGCTCGGCCGCGTCGTGCGCGCCCGGGCGGACGAAGGGCTCCCCCTACTGAGCTACGCCGGCCGCCTGCACGCCGGCACCCTGCACCTGGCGAAGGAGGCCGCCGCGTCATGA
- a CDS encoding aspartate aminotransferase family protein, protein MTVIQESPAASSADAEAEVLGLYRAHLSKGRATLAELFGSHMEVASEGAWLTTSDGERFLNAGGYGVFVMGARHPIVMEEVERQLRTHPTATRILLEPTVARAAEALVSVLPAGLDRVHFALSGAEAVETGLKLARAGGFKRTVSMRGGYHGKTLGALSATAKEVYQRPFRPLVPDFLHLPFGDADALQAELAAHPGEVCVILEPVQGEGGVIIPPKGYLKRVEELVREYDGFLILDEVQSGFGRLGEWWGADIDGVVPDVLLAGKALGGGVMPVSAAVATRKAFRPFDKDPYVHTATFSGQPVLMAAVQGAIRAVTEERLVTRALDLGARLLPAITEIARRNIPDLVVDVRGRGLLIGVELVEAGLAGELLIELFNHGVVANHSMNGSSVVRFTPPAVLGDTDVDFLLNSFDLATRDLVRGAAKMPEGGNRS, encoded by the coding sequence GTGACCGTCATCCAGGAATCCCCGGCGGCTTCGTCCGCCGACGCCGAGGCAGAGGTCCTCGGCCTCTACCGCGCGCATCTGAGCAAGGGCCGGGCCACACTCGCCGAGCTGTTCGGCAGCCACATGGAGGTGGCGTCCGAGGGCGCCTGGCTCACCACCAGCGACGGTGAGCGCTTCCTCAACGCCGGCGGCTACGGCGTGTTCGTCATGGGCGCCCGCCACCCGATCGTGATGGAGGAGGTGGAGCGCCAGCTGCGCACCCACCCCACCGCGACCCGCATCCTGCTGGAGCCCACCGTGGCCCGCGCGGCCGAGGCACTGGTCTCGGTGCTGCCGGCCGGTCTGGACCGGGTGCACTTCGCGCTGTCGGGGGCGGAGGCGGTGGAGACCGGCCTGAAGCTGGCCCGCGCGGGCGGTTTCAAGCGCACGGTCTCCATGCGTGGCGGCTACCACGGCAAGACCCTCGGCGCGCTGTCGGCCACCGCCAAGGAGGTCTACCAGCGGCCGTTCCGCCCGCTGGTGCCGGACTTCCTGCACCTGCCCTTCGGTGACGCCGACGCCCTGCAGGCCGAACTCGCCGCCCACCCGGGCGAGGTGTGCGTCATCCTCGAACCGGTCCAGGGCGAGGGAGGTGTGATCATCCCGCCGAAGGGCTACCTCAAGCGCGTCGAGGAGCTGGTGCGCGAGTACGACGGCTTCCTGATCCTCGACGAGGTGCAGTCCGGCTTCGGCCGGCTCGGCGAGTGGTGGGGCGCCGACATCGATGGCGTCGTCCCGGACGTCCTGCTCGCCGGCAAGGCGCTCGGCGGCGGGGTGATGCCGGTCTCGGCGGCCGTCGCCACCCGCAAGGCCTTCCGTCCCTTCGACAAGGACCCCTACGTCCACACCGCCACCTTCTCCGGCCAGCCGGTGCTGATGGCCGCGGTCCAGGGCGCGATCCGGGCCGTGACGGAGGAGCGCCTGGTCACCAGGGCGCTGGACCTGGGAGCCCGGCTGCTGCCGGCGATCACCGAGATCGCGCGCCGCAACATCCCCGACCTCGTGGTGGACGTGCGCGGCCGGGGCCTGCTGATCGGTGTCGAACTCGTCGAGGCCGGGCTGGCCGGCGAGCTGCTGATCGAACTGTTCAACCACGGCGTGGTCGCCAACCATTCGATGAACGGCAGCTCGGTGGTCCGGTTCACCCCGCCCGCCGTGCTCGGCGACACCGACGTGGACTTCCTCCTCAACTCCTTCGACCTGGCCACCCGCGACCTCGTACGGGGCGCGGCCAAAATGCCGGAAGGCGGTAACCGATCGTGA
- a CDS encoding type II toxin-antitoxin system RatA family toxin yields the protein MRHVELDALIPAEQAETVLHAVRRWERYPDLAPHVNATTVHSAYPDPAASSSWELHFRSGLLRWTEDDTVLPEQGEIRFEQSDGDFDSFSGTWSVTQDGDDVAVRFDADFDFGIPSLEGILDPIAERVIKETVAWALTGLFPAVRISGGIELTQSAAVGA from the coding sequence GTGAGGCACGTCGAACTCGATGCCCTGATACCCGCGGAGCAGGCCGAGACGGTCCTGCACGCCGTACGGCGCTGGGAGCGATACCCGGACCTGGCGCCCCACGTCAACGCGACCACGGTGCACTCCGCCTACCCCGACCCCGCCGCCTCCTCCAGCTGGGAGCTGCACTTCCGCAGCGGCCTGCTGCGCTGGACCGAGGACGACACCGTGCTGCCGGAGCAGGGCGAGATCCGCTTCGAGCAGTCCGACGGGGACTTCGACTCCTTCTCCGGGACCTGGTCGGTGACGCAGGACGGCGACGATGTCGCGGTCCGCTTCGACGCCGACTTCGACTTCGGCATCCCGAGTCTGGAGGGCATCCTCGACCCGATCGCCGAGCGGGTCATCAAGGAGACCGTGGCCTGGGCGCTGACCGGGCTGTTCCCCGCCGTGCGCATCAGCGGCGGCATCGAACTCACCCAGTCCGCCGCGGTCGGCGCCTAG
- a CDS encoding aldehyde dehydrogenase family protein, which produces MLREAAQEESAEAPSDIRSYDLYIAGKDVAGDGWVYTVSGRSLLEDVFTSVSLKRALEQDPESEAARHPYVVGRCAVADDASIDLATQAAAAAAPDWAAVPLERRMRLGTRFREELIKHQDEFLRMLVAESHPVKLARWELSCLLQIYSPGSLRWYTKQMRVEKEYAGRTLVLHRQPDGVVAFNPPQNAPLPSAALCVLALMAGNAVVVRAPRSIALSTMWLLRDVVAPLLEEMDAPAGVLNAVCSNPKQTMDRWIADPLINDIFYIGGSQEGLRFEQQCVAHGKKPILELAGNDGIVVWKDADIKWAAEAIAEAFYGSGQICMVPNYVLVHPDVADSLIAEVKEQVKGVRPGLPEEEDVLLSPVRRSERFFRLLRQALDNGAELVTGGHRTELDGTPSETGVFLQPTVVRVDGLDRARTYDVVREETFFPLVPIVVPEREDDDALLEAFLRFVNGNDYGLRNSLWSRSDHVIETFVRRVVNGGLLKVNDSHIGFLPYLPSHGGTGRTGGAFGEANYPMLKTSHVQGVSIARDVSPYDAVFGA; this is translated from the coding sequence ATGCTTCGCGAAGCCGCGCAGGAGGAGAGTGCCGAGGCACCTTCCGATATCAGGAGCTACGACCTCTACATCGCGGGCAAGGACGTCGCGGGTGACGGATGGGTGTACACCGTCAGTGGCCGGTCCCTGCTGGAAGACGTGTTCACCAGCGTGAGCCTGAAGCGTGCCCTGGAGCAGGACCCGGAGTCGGAGGCGGCCAGGCACCCGTACGTCGTCGGGCGCTGCGCGGTCGCGGACGACGCGTCCATCGACCTCGCCACGCAGGCCGCGGCCGCCGCCGCACCCGACTGGGCGGCCGTGCCGCTGGAGCGGCGGATGCGGCTGGGCACCCGGTTCCGCGAGGAACTCATCAAGCACCAGGACGAGTTCCTGCGCATGCTGGTCGCCGAGTCCCACCCGGTGAAGCTGGCCCGCTGGGAGCTGAGCTGCCTGCTGCAGATCTACTCCCCGGGCTCCCTTCGCTGGTACACCAAGCAGATGCGGGTGGAGAAGGAGTACGCCGGCCGCACGCTGGTGCTGCACCGCCAGCCCGACGGTGTGGTGGCGTTCAACCCGCCGCAGAACGCACCCCTGCCGAGCGCCGCTCTGTGCGTCCTGGCGCTGATGGCCGGCAACGCGGTGGTGGTGCGGGCGCCGCGCAGCATCGCGCTGAGCACCATGTGGCTGCTGCGGGACGTGGTGGCGCCGCTGCTGGAGGAGATGGACGCGCCGGCCGGGGTGCTCAACGCGGTGTGCAGCAACCCCAAGCAGACCATGGACCGCTGGATCGCGGACCCGCTGATCAACGACATCTTCTACATCGGCGGCAGCCAGGAAGGCCTGCGTTTCGAGCAGCAGTGCGTGGCGCACGGCAAGAAGCCGATCCTCGAACTGGCGGGCAACGACGGAATCGTGGTGTGGAAGGACGCCGACATCAAGTGGGCGGCCGAGGCCATCGCCGAGGCCTTCTACGGCTCCGGCCAGATCTGCATGGTGCCCAACTACGTGCTGGTGCACCCGGACGTCGCGGACAGCCTGATCGCCGAGGTGAAGGAGCAGGTCAAGGGCGTCCGGCCGGGCCTGCCCGAGGAGGAGGACGTGCTGCTGTCGCCGGTGCGGCGCAGCGAGCGGTTCTTCCGGCTGCTGCGGCAGGCGCTGGACAACGGCGCCGAGCTGGTCACCGGCGGCCACCGCACCGAACTGGACGGCACGCCCTCGGAGACGGGGGTCTTCCTCCAGCCGACGGTGGTGCGGGTGGACGGCCTGGACCGGGCGCGCACCTACGACGTGGTGCGCGAGGAGACGTTCTTCCCGCTGGTGCCGATCGTGGTCCCCGAGCGGGAGGACGACGACGCCCTCCTGGAGGCGTTCCTGCGCTTCGTCAACGGCAACGACTACGGGCTGCGCAACTCCCTGTGGTCGCGTTCCGACCATGTCATCGAGACCTTCGTGCGGCGGGTCGTCAACGGCGGCCTGCTGAAGGTCAACGACTCCCACATCGGCTTCCTGCCCTACCTGCCCAGCCACGGCGGTACCGGCCGCACCGGCGGCGCCTTCGGCGAGGCCAACTACCCGATGCTCAAGACCTCCCACGTGCAGGGTGTCAGCATCGCCCGCGACGTCAGCCCGTACGACGCGGTGTTCGGCGCCTGA
- a CDS encoding acyl carrier protein: protein MPSVDSTVQRLRDLPRAELAEEIESIVLKKFRAVLLMDESEDLPLDISYFDLGLTSLRLTEIRQSLERLLDLSINVNVLFNEPTIAHLVDHLTQAVQNSSSQES, encoded by the coding sequence ATGCCATCCGTCGACAGCACGGTTCAGCGGTTGCGTGACCTGCCGCGCGCCGAACTCGCCGAAGAAATCGAGTCGATCGTCCTGAAGAAATTCAGGGCCGTTCTCCTCATGGATGAATCCGAGGACCTCCCGCTCGACATCAGCTATTTCGATCTCGGACTCACCTCACTGCGGCTGACCGAGATACGCCAGAGCCTGGAGCGGCTCCTCGATCTTTCCATCAACGTCAACGTGCTCTTCAACGAGCCGACGATCGCTCATCTGGTGGACCACCTGACCCAGGCCGTCCAGAACAGTTCCTCTCAGGAAAGCTAA